GCTGGCGGAATATGAATGCGGTTTCCCCGCATTCGAAGACAGCCGCGCGCAATTCGACGTGCGATTCTATCTCGTGGCGATTCTGTTCATCGTGTTCGATCTGGAAGCGGCGTTCCTGTATCCGTGGGCGGTCGCGCTGGGCGGGATCGGCTTCGTCGGCTGGGGCGCCATGATGGTGTTCCTGATCGAACTCGCGGTGGGCTTCGCATACGCGTGGAAAAAGGGAGCTTTGGAATGGGAGTGACGCTGCCAGCGGCGCTCGACCCGCACTTTCCCGAAGGCAAGGCGCCGGATCAGGCCTTCTTCACCGACCTCAGCGCCGAGGTGATGGACAAGGGCTTCCTCGTCACTTCGACCGAGGAGTTGTTCCAGTGGGCGCGCACCGGCTCGCTGTGGTGGATGACCTTCGGCCTCGCCTGCTGCGCGGTGGAGATGATCCACGTCAACATGCCGCGTTATGACATGGAGCGCTTCGGCGCCGCGCCGCGCGCGTCGCCGCGCCAGTCGGACGTGATGATCGTGGCCGGCACGCTCTGCAACAAGATGGCTCCGGCGCTGCGCCGCGTCTATGATCAGATGTCGAACCCGAAGTATGTGATCTCGATGGGATCCTGCGCCAACGGCGGCGGCTATTATCACTATAGCTATTCCGTGGTGCGCGGCTGCGACCGGATCGTGCCGATCGACATCTATGTGCCGGGTTGCCCGCCGACCGCCGAGGCTCTGCTCTACGGCCTGATGCAGCTGCAGCGGAAGATCCGCCGCGTGGGGACGATCGAACGGTGAGCTTTCCGCGCTACGCATCCAACGAAGGCGTGATCGAGGCGGCGCAGGCCGCTCTCGGCGACATGCTGCTTTCCGCATCCGAGCATGTGGGCGAGATCCGGCTGGACATCGCGCGCGACAAGGTGGCCGAGGCGCTGCGCGTGCTGCGCGACGATCTGGCCTATCAGCAGCTGATGGAGATTGCCGGCGTCGACTATCCGGAGCGCGCCGAGCGCTTCGAGGTGGTCTACATGCTGCTCTCGGTGACGAAGAACCACCGGCTGCGCGTGCATGTCTCCACCGACGAGATGATGCCGGTGCCGTCCGTGACGGGCGTGTACCGTGTCGCGGGCTGGCTGGAGCGCGAAGTGTACGACATGTACGGCGTGCTGTTCGACGGCAATCCGGACCTGCGCCGCATCCTGACCGACTATGGCTTTCGCGGCCATCCGCAGCGCAAGGACTTCCCGCTCTCCGGCTTCGTCGAGCTGCGTTACTCCGAGGAAGAGAAGCGCGTCGTCTACCAGCCGGTGAAGCTGGCGCAGGATTTCCGCACCTTCGATTTCACGAGCCCGTGGGAAGGCGCCGATTATGTGCTGCCCGGCGACGAGAAGGCCCACGCGCCGCAGGCGCCCGGCGCCCCGACGCCGCTGAAGGCCGATGAGGTGAAGAAATGAGCGATCCCGCAACGATCGTGGCCGATCCGCACGCCGGCGAGATCCTCGCGGCCGAAGGATTCGCCGTGCCGGCGCATGCCGATACGGGTGAGGTTTCGATCGCCAATTACACGATCAATTTCGGCCCGCAGCATCCGGCCGCGCACGGCGTGCTCCGCCTCGTGATGGAGCTGGACGGCGAGATCGTCGAGCGCTGCGATCCGCATATCGGCCTGCTGCACCGCGGCACCGAGAAGCTGATCGAGTACAAGACCTATCTGCAGGCGCTGCCGTATTTCGACCGGCTGGATTACTGCTCGCCGCTGAACATGGAGCACAGCTATGTGCTCGCGGTGGAGAAGCTGCTGGGCATCGAGGTGCCGCTGCGCGCGCAATATCTGCGCGTGCTGTTCGCCGAGGTCAGCCGCATCTGCAATCACATGCTGAACCTCGGCAGCCACATCATGGACGTCGGCGCGATGACGCCGAACCTGTGGCTGTTCGAAATCCGCGAGGATTGCCTCAATTTCTTCGAGCGGGCCTCCGGCGCGCGCATGCACTCGGCCTATTTCCGGCCGGGCGGCGTGCATCAGGACGTGCCGCTGAAGCTGCTGACCGACATCGGCGACTGGGTGGATAACCGCTTCGGCATCTTCGAGGATGCGATCAGCCTGGTGGCGGACAACCGCATCTGGAAGCAGCGCAACGTCGACATCGGCATCGTCTCCAAGGAAGACGCGCTGGCATGGGGCTTCTCCGGCCCGATGATCCGGGGCGCGGGCATTCCGTGGGACATCCGCAAGAGCCAGCCCTACGACGTCTATGATCGCATGGACTTCGAGGTGCCGGTCGGCACCAACGGCGACTGCTATGATCGCTTCATGGTGCGCGTGGAGGAGGTCCGCCAGTCGATGCGGATCATCAAGCAGTGCCTGAACGAGATGCCGGAAGGCCCGATCGCCAGTCTCGACCGCAAGGTCGTGCCGCCCAAGCGCGGCGAGATGAAGCAGTCGATGGAAGCGCTGATCCATCACTTCAAGCTCTACACGGAAGGTTTCCACGTTCCGGCGGGCGACGTGTATGTCGCGACCGAGAGCCCGAAGGGCGAGTTCGGCGTCTATCTGGTGAGCGACGGGACCAACAAGCCCTATCGCTGCAAGATCCGCCCGACCGCGTTCAGCCATCTGCAGGCGATGGACTTCATGATGAAGGGCCACATGCTGGCGGACACGACCGCGATCCTCTCCGCGATCGACATCGTGTTCGGCGAGTGCGACCGGTGAGCAAGACCCGCTTCGACCTGCTCGACCAGATGATCGAGCGCTACAATGCGGGCGACGCCGAGGGCTATTCGGCCTTCTTCGCCAAGGACGGCGTGGAGGCGATGTATCGCGGCGCGGACCTGCGCGTGGGCCGGGACGGCGTGCGCGACGGCAACGCCAAGACCTTCGCCGATTTCCCGCAGAACCGGGCGATCGTGCTGGAGCGGCAGGCGTTCGGCGAGTTCGTGACGCTGCACGAGCGCGTGTGGCGGACGCCCGAGGGCGATCCGTTCGAGGTGATGTCCATCTATTCCTTCGATGGCGACGACAAGATTTCGCGCGTGGAGTTCGTGCGCTGATGGCTGACGCAGTTCAAATCCCCGACGAGGCAGAAACCCGCGCGCGCTGGGGCAATTTCGCGTGGACCGAGGCCAATGCGGCCAAGGCCAAGGAAGTGTTCGGCCGCTACCCCAAGGGTCGCGAGCATTCGGCGATCATGCCGCTGCTCGATCTGGCGCAGCGCCAGGTGGGCGCCGAGACGCAGACGCAGGGCTGGCTGCCCGTGCCGGTGATCGAATATGTCGCGGCCCAGTGCGGCATGCCGTATATTCGCGCCCTGGAAGTCGTCAGCTTCTACACGATGTACAATATGGCGCCGGTCGGTCGCTATCATGTGCAGGTGTGCGGGACGACGCCGTGCATGCTGCGCGGCTCGGACGACGTGCTGGACGCCTGCTACAAGAAGGGCCTGAAGAAGGGCGCGACGACGCCCGACGGCCTGTTCACGCTGACCGAGGTGGAATGCCTGGGCGCGTGCGTGAATGCGCCGATGGTGCAGATCAACGACGACAATTACGAAGACCTGACCTTCGAGAGCACGACCGCGATCCTCGAGGCGCTGGCGCGCGGCGAGACGCCGAAGCCCGGCCCGCAGGTTTCGGACCGGTTCCTGTCCTCGCCGAAGGGCGGGCCGACCGTGCTGAAGGAGTTCACCTCCTGATGCCTTTGATCCTTTCGATCATTCTGGCCGTCGTGGTGCTCGTGCTGGTCATCAAGCTGGCGCTGAGCGTGATCTTCGCCGCTGTGGGCATCGCGCTGGCGGTGGCCGTCTATTTTATCGCTGAGAAGCTTGTGGGGCAGGGCCGATGATCGCCTCGATCGACGACAAGGACCGGATCTTCACCAACATCTACGGCTTCCAGGATTGGGGCGTAGAGGGTGCGATCAAGCGGGGTGACTGGGACAATACCAAGGACCTGATGGTTCGCGGGCAGGACCAGATCATCGAGGACATCAAGGCGAGCGGCCTGCGCGGCCGTGGTGGCGCGGGCTTCCCGACCGGCATGAAGTGGAGCTTCATGCCCAAGGAACACAAGCCCGGTAAGCCGAGCTTCCTGCTGATCAACGCCGACGAATCCGAGCCGGGCTCGTGCAAGGATCGCGAGATCCTGCGCCACGATCCGCACAAGCTGCTGGAAGGCGCGCTGATCGCGGGCTTCGCGATGCGCGCGCGCGCCGCCTACATCTACATTCGCGGCGAGTTCATCCGCGAGGCGGAGAATCTCTTCGCCGCCGTGGAGCAGGCCTATGCCAAGGGCTTCCTGGGCAAGAACGCGGCCGGCTCCGGCTACGATTTCGACGTGTTCGTCCACCGCGGCGCCGGCGCCTACATCTGCGGCGAGGAAACCGCGCAGATCGAGAGCATCGAGGGCAAGAAGGGCCAGCCGCGCCTGAAGCCGCCCTTCCCGGCGGGCGTGGGCCTGTTCGGCTGCCCGACGACCGTGAACAACGTGGAATCGATCGCGGTGGTCCCCACGATCCTGCGGCGCGGGCCGAGCTGGTTCGCCGGCATCGGCCGCGAGAAGAACCAGGGCACCAAGCTCTTCCAGATCAGCGGCCACGTGAACAATCCGTGCGTCGTGGAAGAGGCGATGGGCATCAGCTTCCGCGAACTGATCGAGAAGCATTGCGGCGGCATTCGCGGCGGCTGGGACAATCTCCTCGCCGTGATCCCCGGTGGCTCTTCGGTGCCGCTCGTCCCGGCGGCGCAGATCATGGACGCGCCGATGGATTTCGACGGCCTGCGCGAACTGGGCTCGGGCCTCGGCACGGCGGCGGTGATCGTGATGGACAAGTCCACCGACATCGTCCGCGCGATCAGCCGGATCAGCTATTTCTACAAGCATGAGAGCTGCGGCCAGTGCACGCCGTGCCGCGAGGGCACCGGCTGGATGTGGCGCGTGATGGAGCGTCTGCGCACCGGCGAGGCCGATCTGCGCGAGATCGACATGCTGCAGGAAGTGACCAAGCAGGTGGAAGGCCACACGATCTGCGCGCTGGGCGATGCCGCCGCGTGGCCGATCCAGGGCCTGATCCGCCATTTCCGCCCCGAGATCGAAAAGCGGATCGCCGACTATCGCGCGACCGACACGCTCGCCGTGGCGGCGGAGTAAGAGATATGCCGAAGCTCACAGTCGACGGAATCGAAGTGGAGGTGCCCGCCGGCGCCACCGTGCTGCAGGCCTGCGAGGCCGCGGGCAAGGAAGTGCCGCGCTTCTGCTATCATGAGCGCCTGAGCATCGCCGGCAATTGCCGGATGTGCCTGGTGGAAGTGAAGCCGGGACCGCCCAAGCCGCAGGCTTCGTGCGCGCTGCCCGCCGCCGACAATCAGGAAATCCGCACCGACACCGCGATGGTGAAGAAGGCGCGCGAAGGCGTGATGGAGTTCCTGCTCATCAATCACCCGCTCGACTGCCCGATCTGCGATCAGGGCGGCGAATGCGACCTGCAGGATCAGTCGATCGCGTATGGGCGTGGCCACAGCCGCTACCATGAGAACAAGCGCGCGGTGACCGAGAAGTATATGGGTCCGATCGTGAAGACGGTCATGACCCGCTGCATCCAGTGCACGCGCTGCGTGCGCTTCGCAGAAGAGGTTGCGGGCGTCGAGGAAGTCGGCGCGCTGTATCGCGGCGAGAATATGCAGATCACCTCCTATCTGGAGAAGGCGTTCACGTCCGAGCTTTCGGGCAATATCGTCGATCTCTGCCCGGTGGGTGCGCTGACCTCCAAGCCTTACGCGTTCGAGGCGCGGCCGTGGGAGCTGAAGAAGAGCTTCGCGATCGACGTGATGGACGGCGTGGGCACGAACATCCGCCTCGACAGCCGCGGCCGTCAGGTGCTGCGCGCCCTGCCGCGCGTGAACGAGGACGTGAACGAGGAGTGGGCGTCGGACAAGACGCGCCATGCCGTGGACGGCCTCGTGCGCAAGCGCCTCGACAAGCCCTTCGTGAAGAAGGACGGCAAGCTCGTCCCCGCGACCTGGGGCGAGGCATTCGCGTCGATCAAGGCCGTGGGTGCAGGCTCTTCGGTGGCGGCGATCGCGGGCGACATCGTCGACTGCGAGACGATGTATGCCGCCAAGACGCTGCTCGGCGCGATGGGCTCCACGCTGCTGGAAGGCCGTCAGACCGGCCTCGCCTATGACGTTTCCAGCCTGGCGGCGGTGAACTTCAACACCACGATCGCCGGCATCGAGACGGCGGATGCGATCCTGCTGGTCGGCTCGAACGTCCGCTGGGAAGCGCCGCTGGTCAACACGCGCATCCGCAAGGCGATCAAGCGCGGCGCCAAGGTGTTCGCGATCGGCGAAGAGATCGACCTGACCTATCCGGTGACGTGGCTCGGCAACGACCTGAACCTCGTCGGCAATCTGCCGGCCGAAGTGACGGATCTGTTCGCCAAGGCGGCGCGCCCGGCGGTGATCGTCGGCGGCGGCGCGCTCAACAAGGGGCAGGGCGCGAGCCTGGGCCTGATCGAGACGCTCGGCCTCGTGAAGGACGGCTGGAACGGTTATAACGTGCTGCACATGGCGGCGTCGCGCATGGGCGGGCTGATGCTCGGCTATGCGCAGGACGGCGGCATCGCGGCAGTGGCGGCGAAGAGCCCCAAGCTCGTCTTCCTGCTCGGCGCGGACGAAGTGGCGGACGATCGCTTCGCGGGCGCGTTCAAGGTCTATGTCGGCCATCATGGCGACAAGGGCGCGGCGCAGGCGGACGTGATCCTGCCGGCTGCGGCCTATACCGAGAAGAGCGGCACCTATGTGAACATCGAGGGCCGGGTGCAGCGCGGCGACCGCGCCGTCTTCCCGCCGGGCGATGCGCGCGAGGATTGGGCGATCTTCCGGGCGCTGTCCGACGTACTGGGCACGACCCTGCCGTTCGACACGCTGGAGGCCCTGCGCGCCAAGATGATCGCGGACGTGCCGGCGCTCGGCAATGTCGGTGAACTGGCACCCTATGCCTGGACCGTGCCGAGCCTGGATGCGTCCACCGCGACCGGCCCGATCGGCTATCCGATCAAGGATTTCTACCTGACCAACGCCATCGCGCGCGCCAGCGACACGATGCTGCGCTGCTCGGCCGAACTGATCCACGGCGTTTCCTATGCGGAGGCCGCGGAATGATCTCCTGGTTCACCGGTATCCTGCCCTATGAGGGCGCGTACGCCGTCGCGACGATCATCGACATCCTCGTGATCGCACTGCCGCTGATGCTGGCGGTGGCGATGATCATCTATGCCGATCGCAAGATCTGGGCGGCGATGGCGCTGCGTCGCGGCCCGAACGTGGTCGGCCCGTTCGGTCTGCTCCAGTCCTTCGCGGACGGCCTCAAGGTCTTCCTGCAGGAGACGATCATCCCGGCGGCCGCCAATCGCGGCCTCTTCCTGATCGCCCCGGTCATCACCTTCACGGTGGCGCTGGCGGCGTGGGCGGTGATCCCGTTCGGTCCGAAGGCGGTGGTGGCCAACATCAATGTCGGCCTGCTCTACCTGCTCGCGATCAGCTCGATGGGCGTGTACGGCATCATCCTCTCCGGCTGGGCGTCCAACTCCAAATATCCGTTCTACTCCGCGATCCGCGCCGCCGCGCAGATGGTGAGTTACGAAGTGTCGATCGGCTTCGTGCTGATCTCTGTCGTGCTGTGGACCGGCAGCTTCCGCATGAACGATATCGTCATGGCGCAGCGCGGCCACATCTTCGGCTTCATCAACTTCTACGGGCTGAACCCGCTGCTGTTCCCGATGGCGGTGGTGTTCTTCATCTCGTCGCTGGCGGAGACGCAGCGCGCGCCGTTCGACCTGACCGAGGCGGAGAGCGAGATCGTCGCCGGTTACCAGACCGAATATTCGTCGATGGCGTTCGCGCTGTTCTGGCTGGGCGAATATGGCAACGTGCTGCTGATGAGCGCGCTGAACGCCACGCTCTTCTGGGGTGGCTGGCTGCCGCCGTTCGACATTCCGTTCCTCTACTGGATCCCGGGCGTCGTCTGGCTGCTCGCCAAGATCCTGTTCGGCTTCTTCGTCTTCTCTTGGGTGAAGGCGACGGTGCCCCGTTATCGCTACGACCAGCTGATGCGGCTGGGCTGGAAGATCTTCCTGCCCATGTCCCTGATCTGGGTGTTCCTCGTCTCGGGGTGGCTGATGCTCACCCGCTACGGAGTTTGAGCCTGTGAGCCTCGGCTATTACGTCAAGTCGTTCACGCTCTGGGAGTTCGTGAAGGCGCACTGGAAGACATTGCGCTATTTCTTCAAGCCCAAGGCGACGATCAACTATCCGTTCGAGAAGAACCCGCTGAGCCCGCGCTTCCGCGGCGAGCATGCCCTGCGCCGCTACCCCAACGGGGAAGAGCGCTGCATCGCGTGCAAGCTGTGCGAGGCGGTGTGCCCGGCGCAGGCGATCACGATCGAGGCGGAGCCCCGCGACGACGGCAGCCGCCGCACGACGCGCTACGACATCGACATGACCAAGTGCATCTTCTGCGGCTTCTGCCAGGAAGCCTGCCCGGTGGATGCGGTCGTCGAAGGGCCGAACTTCGAATATTCGACCGAGACGCGCGAAGAGCTGATCTACGACAAGGCCAAGCTTCTCGCGAACGGCGACCGGTGGGAGAGGGCGATCGCCCAGAACCTTGCCGCTGACGCACCCTATCGTTAATCGCCGCCACGCTTTCCCGAGGGATTTACCCTTATCGTGATCCAGACGATCGCCTTTTACCTCTTCGCCACGATCGTGGTGCTTTCGGGCATATTGTGCGTCACCGCGCGCAATCCCGTGCATTCCGTGATGTGGCTGATCCTGGCCTTCTTCAACGCGGCAGGGCTGATGCTGCTGGTCGGCGCCGAATTCATCGCGATGCTGCTTGTCATCGTCTATGTCGGCGCGGTCGCGGTGCTGTTCCTGTTCGTCGTGATGATGCTCGACATCGACTTTTCGGAGATGCGCGAGGGCTTCGCCAAATATCTGCCGTTCGGCATCGCGCTGGTGGCCGTATTGGCGGGCGAGATCATCTTCGCGACGGGCGCCTGGAATGCGGGCGCCATCGCGCTGGTCGACGCACCGACGCCGGATCCGGACACGATCCCGAACATCACCGCGCTCGGCCTGCTGATCTACACGCGCTACCTCTTCATCTTCGAAGTGGCCGGCCTGGTGCTGACCGTCGCGCTGATCGGCGCGATCGTGCTGACCCACCGCAAGCGTGGCGACGTGCATCACCAGAATATCGGCAAGCAGAATCGTCGCCGTCCGGAGGACGCCACCGTGAACATGAATCCGCCCGTCGGGCAGGGAGTGGAGCTGTGATCGGGCTCCAGCACTATCTCACCGTTTCGGCGATCCTGTTCGTCACGGGCGTGTTCGGGATCTTCCTCAACCGGAAGAACCTGATCATCATCCTGATGGCGATTGAGCTGATCCTGCTGAGCGTGAACATCAATCTCGTCGCTTTTTCCGCCTTCCTCCACGATCTGGTGGGGCAGGTGTTCGCGATGTTCGTGCTGACGGTGGCGGCGGGCGAGGCGGCGATCGGCCTTGCCATTCTCGTCATCTATTTCCGTGGCCGCGGCACGATCGCGGTCGACGACGTCAACCGGATGAAGGGGTGAACCCGGAGTGATCGTTCCCCTCGTATTCCTGCCGCTGCTGGCGGCCATCATCGCCGGCCTAGGCAATCGCGCGATCGGCAATGTCGCGGCGAAGGTCGTGACGACCGGATCGCTGTTCGTCTCCTGCGCGCTCGCCTGGCCGATCTTCATCGGCTTCCTGACGGGCAGCGACAGCGCGCATGTCGAGACGGTGCTGACCTTCATCAACTCGGGCAGCCTGCAGGTCGCCTGGGAGCTGCGCGTCGATACGCTGACGGCGGTAATGCTGGTGGTGGTGACGAGCGTGTCGAGCCTCGTCCACCTCTACAGCTGGGGCTATATGAGCGAGGATCCCTCGCAGCCCCGCTTCTTCGCCTATCTCTCGCTGTTCACCTTCGCGATGCTGATGCTGGTGACGAGCAACAGCCTGATCCAGATGTTCTTCGGCTGGGAAGGCGTGGGTCTCGCCTCCTATCTGCTGATCGGCTTCTGGTATGAGAAGCCCTCGGCGCAGGCCGCCGCGATCAAGGCGTTCGTGGTCAACCGCGTCGGCGACTTCGGCTTCTCGCTTGGCATCTTCGGCACCTTCCTGGTGTTCGGCACCGTCTCCATCCCCGCGATCCTGGCGGCGGCGCCCGGCATGGCCGGCTCGACGATCGGCTTCCTCGGCGGCCGCGTCGATACGATGACCCTGCTCTGCCTGCTGCTGTTCGTCGGCGCGATGGGCAAGTCGGCCCAGCTCGGCCTGCACGTCTGGTTGCCGGACGCGATGGAAGGCCCGACGCCGGTGTCCGCGCTGATCCACGCCGCGACGATGGTCACGGCCGGCGTCTTCATGGTGTGCCGCCTCTCGCCGATGTTCGAAGTGAGCCCGACGGCGCTGACCGTCGTCACCTATGTGGGCGCGGCGACGGCATTGTTCGCGGCGACGGTGGGTACGGTCCAGACCGACATCAAGCGCGTGATCGCCTATTCGACCTGTTCGCAGCTGGGCTACATGTTCTTCGCGGCAGGCGTGGGCGCCTATAACAGCGCGATGTTCCACCTGTTCACGCACGCTTTCTTCAAGGCGCTGCTGTTCCTGGGCGCCGGCTCGGTGATCCACGCGATGCACCACGAGCAGGACATGCGTTACTATGGCGGCCTCGCGAAGAAGATCCCGCTGACCTTCCTCGCGATGACGGCGGGCACGCTCGCCATCACCGGCGTGGGCATCGAGGACGTGTTCGGCTTCGCCGGCTTCTACTCGAAGGATTCGATCATCGAGGCGGCCTACGCCAAGGGCACGACCGCGGGCGGCGTCGCTTACTTCGTCGGCATCTCGGCGGCCTTGTTGACCAGCTTCTATTCGTGGCGCCTGGTGTTCCTCACCTTCTTCGGCAAGCCGCGCTGGGAGCAGTCCAAGCATATCCAGCATGCCGTGCATGACGCGCACGGCCATGGCGATCATGGCCACGGCCATGAGGATCACGACCATGGGCATGGCCACGATCATGCCCACGGGCATGCGGCGCACGATCATGGCCACGATCACGCGCACGATCATGGCCATGCGAGCGACGGCACGGCGGGTTATCACCCGCACGAGAGCCCGATCGTGATGCTGCTGCCGCTGGTGATCCTGTCGATCGGCGCGATCTTCGCGGGCTTCGTGTTCGCGGTGCCGTTCATCGGCGCGGGCGCGGAAGCCTTCTGGCATGGCAGCCTGCACGTGAACGAGCATCTGTCGCACGCGATGCACGAGATTCCGGAGCTGGCGAAGCTGGCACCGTCGATCGTGATGATCCTGGGCCTCGCCATCGC
This DNA window, taken from Sphingomonas sp. AP4-R1, encodes the following:
- a CDS encoding NAD(P)H-dependent oxidoreductase subunit E; the encoded protein is MADAVQIPDEAETRARWGNFAWTEANAAKAKEVFGRYPKGREHSAIMPLLDLAQRQVGAETQTQGWLPVPVIEYVAAQCGMPYIRALEVVSFYTMYNMAPVGRYHVQVCGTTPCMLRGSDDVLDACYKKGLKKGATTPDGLFTLTEVECLGACVNAPMVQINDDNYEDLTFESTTAILEALARGETPKPGPQVSDRFLSSPKGGPTVLKEFTS
- a CDS encoding NADH-quinone oxidoreductase subunit J, whose protein sequence is MIQTIAFYLFATIVVLSGILCVTARNPVHSVMWLILAFFNAAGLMLLVGAEFIAMLLVIVYVGAVAVLFLFVVMMLDIDFSEMREGFAKYLPFGIALVAVLAGEIIFATGAWNAGAIALVDAPTPDPDTIPNITALGLLIYTRYLFIFEVAGLVLTVALIGAIVLTHRKRGDVHHQNIGKQNRRRPEDATVNMNPPVGQGVEL
- the nuoK gene encoding NADH-quinone oxidoreductase subunit NuoK, translated to MIGLQHYLTVSAILFVTGVFGIFLNRKNLIIILMAIELILLSVNINLVAFSAFLHDLVGQVFAMFVLTVAAGEAAIGLAILVIYFRGRGTIAVDDVNRMKG
- the nuoI gene encoding NADH-quinone oxidoreductase subunit NuoI, translated to MSLGYYVKSFTLWEFVKAHWKTLRYFFKPKATINYPFEKNPLSPRFRGEHALRRYPNGEERCIACKLCEAVCPAQAITIEAEPRDDGSRRTTRYDIDMTKCIFCGFCQEACPVDAVVEGPNFEYSTETREELIYDKAKLLANGDRWERAIAQNLAADAPYR
- the ndhC gene encoding NADH-quinone oxidoreductase subunit A, with the protein product MAAVAAGYLPILMFLGIAVLLSTAFVVLPILASKLTGSSKPTPEKLAEYECGFPAFEDSRAQFDVRFYLVAILFIVFDLEAAFLYPWAVALGGIGFVGWGAMMVFLIELAVGFAYAWKKGALEWE
- a CDS encoding nuclear transport factor 2 family protein is translated as MSKTRFDLLDQMIERYNAGDAEGYSAFFAKDGVEAMYRGADLRVGRDGVRDGNAKTFADFPQNRAIVLERQAFGEFVTLHERVWRTPEGDPFEVMSIYSFDGDDKISRVEFVR
- a CDS encoding NADH-quinone oxidoreductase subunit B family protein yields the protein MGVTLPAALDPHFPEGKAPDQAFFTDLSAEVMDKGFLVTSTEELFQWARTGSLWWMTFGLACCAVEMIHVNMPRYDMERFGAAPRASPRQSDVMIVAGTLCNKMAPALRRVYDQMSNPKYVISMGSCANGGGYYHYSYSVVRGCDRIVPIDIYVPGCPPTAEALLYGLMQLQRKIRRVGTIER
- a CDS encoding NADH-quinone oxidoreductase subunit C, which gives rise to MSFPRYASNEGVIEAAQAALGDMLLSASEHVGEIRLDIARDKVAEALRVLRDDLAYQQLMEIAGVDYPERAERFEVVYMLLSVTKNHRLRVHVSTDEMMPVPSVTGVYRVAGWLEREVYDMYGVLFDGNPDLRRILTDYGFRGHPQRKDFPLSGFVELRYSEEEKRVVYQPVKLAQDFRTFDFTSPWEGADYVLPGDEKAHAPQAPGAPTPLKADEVKK
- the nuoH gene encoding NADH-quinone oxidoreductase subunit NuoH, whose product is MISWFTGILPYEGAYAVATIIDILVIALPLMLAVAMIIYADRKIWAAMALRRGPNVVGPFGLLQSFADGLKVFLQETIIPAAANRGLFLIAPVITFTVALAAWAVIPFGPKAVVANINVGLLYLLAISSMGVYGIILSGWASNSKYPFYSAIRAAAQMVSYEVSIGFVLISVVLWTGSFRMNDIVMAQRGHIFGFINFYGLNPLLFPMAVVFFISSLAETQRAPFDLTEAESEIVAGYQTEYSSMAFALFWLGEYGNVLLMSALNATLFWGGWLPPFDIPFLYWIPGVVWLLAKILFGFFVFSWVKATVPRYRYDQLMRLGWKIFLPMSLIWVFLVSGWLMLTRYGV
- the nuoF gene encoding NADH-quinone oxidoreductase subunit NuoF, whose amino-acid sequence is MIASIDDKDRIFTNIYGFQDWGVEGAIKRGDWDNTKDLMVRGQDQIIEDIKASGLRGRGGAGFPTGMKWSFMPKEHKPGKPSFLLINADESEPGSCKDREILRHDPHKLLEGALIAGFAMRARAAYIYIRGEFIREAENLFAAVEQAYAKGFLGKNAAGSGYDFDVFVHRGAGAYICGEETAQIESIEGKKGQPRLKPPFPAGVGLFGCPTTVNNVESIAVVPTILRRGPSWFAGIGREKNQGTKLFQISGHVNNPCVVEEAMGISFRELIEKHCGGIRGGWDNLLAVIPGGSSVPLVPAAQIMDAPMDFDGLRELGSGLGTAAVIVMDKSTDIVRAISRISYFYKHESCGQCTPCREGTGWMWRVMERLRTGEADLREIDMLQEVTKQVEGHTICALGDAAAWPIQGLIRHFRPEIEKRIADYRATDTLAVAAE
- a CDS encoding NADH-quinone oxidoreductase subunit D, which produces MSDPATIVADPHAGEILAAEGFAVPAHADTGEVSIANYTINFGPQHPAAHGVLRLVMELDGEIVERCDPHIGLLHRGTEKLIEYKTYLQALPYFDRLDYCSPLNMEHSYVLAVEKLLGIEVPLRAQYLRVLFAEVSRICNHMLNLGSHIMDVGAMTPNLWLFEIREDCLNFFERASGARMHSAYFRPGGVHQDVPLKLLTDIGDWVDNRFGIFEDAISLVADNRIWKQRNVDIGIVSKEDALAWGFSGPMIRGAGIPWDIRKSQPYDVYDRMDFEVPVGTNGDCYDRFMVRVEEVRQSMRIIKQCLNEMPEGPIASLDRKVVPPKRGEMKQSMEALIHHFKLYTEGFHVPAGDVYVATESPKGEFGVYLVSDGTNKPYRCKIRPTAFSHLQAMDFMMKGHMLADTTAILSAIDIVFGECDR
- the nuoG gene encoding NADH-quinone oxidoreductase subunit NuoG, yielding MPKLTVDGIEVEVPAGATVLQACEAAGKEVPRFCYHERLSIAGNCRMCLVEVKPGPPKPQASCALPAADNQEIRTDTAMVKKAREGVMEFLLINHPLDCPICDQGGECDLQDQSIAYGRGHSRYHENKRAVTEKYMGPIVKTVMTRCIQCTRCVRFAEEVAGVEEVGALYRGENMQITSYLEKAFTSELSGNIVDLCPVGALTSKPYAFEARPWELKKSFAIDVMDGVGTNIRLDSRGRQVLRALPRVNEDVNEEWASDKTRHAVDGLVRKRLDKPFVKKDGKLVPATWGEAFASIKAVGAGSSVAAIAGDIVDCETMYAAKTLLGAMGSTLLEGRQTGLAYDVSSLAAVNFNTTIAGIETADAILLVGSNVRWEAPLVNTRIRKAIKRGAKVFAIGEEIDLTYPVTWLGNDLNLVGNLPAEVTDLFAKAARPAVIVGGGALNKGQGASLGLIETLGLVKDGWNGYNVLHMAASRMGGLMLGYAQDGGIAAVAAKSPKLVFLLGADEVADDRFAGAFKVYVGHHGDKGAAQADVILPAAAYTEKSGTYVNIEGRVQRGDRAVFPPGDAREDWAIFRALSDVLGTTLPFDTLEALRAKMIADVPALGNVGELAPYAWTVPSLDASTATGPIGYPIKDFYLTNAIARASDTMLRCSAELIHGVSYAEAAE